Proteins encoded in a region of the Methanofollis tationis genome:
- a CDS encoding AMP phosphorylase, which translates to MKLTTKSIDIENRGVLLHAGDAREISVRDGDRVEVKNHITGESVSAFVDTTASMIPQGVIGIYRPTQVRIDVLEGAEVEVRAADRPATLDFIKKKMDNQRLDKEETLAIIRDVVDDVLSPSELTAYIVATYTNPLDMDEVEHLTRAMVETGEQLHFPSYPIVDKHSIGGVPGNKISLLIVPIIAAAGLKIPKTSSRAITGAAGTADLMEVLAPVAFSALEVQQMTEKVGAVIVWGGATNIAPADDRFITVEYPFKIDARGQMLASVMAKKFAVGANLVAIDIPVGEHTKVPNADEGRKLAREFIDLGERLGMRVECALTYGESLVGHTIGPKLEAREALAVLEGATEPNSLIQKSLSLAGILLEMSGKAAPGQGYAAAQEILSSGRALEKMKQIIEVQGGDPSVTSADIVPGEFQFVVNAPATGYVVELNNKALISLARAAGAPQDQGAGVYIHAKKGSRVRSGEPIFTVYADRKWRLQKALEEGRRLMPVVVEGMLIDRVPGRHWGAGGDVRGV; encoded by the coding sequence ATGAAGCTTACAACCAAATCGATCGATATCGAGAACCGCGGCGTCCTTCTCCATGCCGGCGACGCCCGGGAGATCAGCGTGCGGGACGGCGACCGCGTGGAGGTGAAGAACCACATCACCGGCGAGTCGGTCTCCGCCTTTGTCGATACCACGGCCTCCATGATCCCGCAGGGCGTGATCGGCATCTACCGGCCGACGCAGGTGCGCATCGACGTCCTGGAGGGCGCCGAGGTGGAGGTGCGGGCGGCCGACCGCCCGGCGACCCTTGACTTCATCAAAAAGAAGATGGACAACCAGCGCCTCGACAAGGAAGAGACCCTCGCCATCATCAGGGATGTGGTGGACGATGTCCTTTCGCCGAGCGAACTCACGGCATACATCGTCGCCACTTACACAAACCCCCTTGACATGGACGAGGTCGAACACCTGACGCGGGCGATGGTGGAGACCGGGGAACAGCTCCATTTTCCCTCGTACCCGATCGTGGACAAGCACTCCATCGGCGGGGTGCCCGGGAACAAGATCAGCCTCCTGATCGTCCCGATCATCGCCGCCGCCGGGCTCAAGATCCCCAAGACCAGTTCCCGCGCGATCACCGGGGCCGCCGGAACGGCAGACCTGATGGAAGTCCTCGCCCCGGTGGCGTTCTCCGCCCTCGAGGTGCAGCAGATGACCGAGAAGGTGGGGGCCGTGATCGTCTGGGGCGGGGCGACGAACATCGCCCCCGCGGACGACCGGTTCATCACCGTCGAGTACCCCTTCAAGATCGATGCGCGGGGGCAGATGCTCGCTTCGGTGATGGCGAAGAAGTTTGCGGTGGGTGCGAACCTGGTCGCCATCGATATCCCGGTCGGGGAGCACACGAAGGTGCCGAACGCCGACGAGGGGCGGAAACTGGCGCGGGAGTTCATCGACCTCGGCGAGCGCCTCGGGATGCGGGTGGAATGCGCCCTCACCTACGGCGAGTCCCTGGTCGGGCACACCATCGGGCCAAAGCTTGAGGCGAGAGAGGCCCTCGCCGTCCTGGAAGGGGCGACCGAGCCGAACTCGCTCATCCAGAAAAGCCTCTCTCTTGCCGGCATCCTGCTTGAGATGTCGGGCAAGGCGGCGCCGGGGCAGGGCTATGCCGCGGCGCAGGAGATCCTCTCTTCGGGCCGGGCACTTGAGAAGATGAAGCAGATCATCGAGGTGCAGGGCGGCGATCCGTCGGTGACTTCGGCCGATATCGTCCCGGGTGAATTCCAGTTTGTCGTGAACGCCCCGGCGACCGGGTATGTGGTGGAGCTGAACAACAAGGCCCTCATCAGCCTGGCCCGCGCCGCCGGGGCCCCGCAGGACCAGGGCGCCGGGGTGTACATCCACGCGAAGAAGGGGTCGCGGGTGCGGAGCGGCGAACCGATCTTCACCGTGTACGCCGACCGGAAATGGCGCCTCCAGAAGGCGCTCGAGGAGGGCCGGCGGCTCATGCCGGTCGTTGTCGAGGGCATGCTCATCGATCGGGTGCCGGGTCGGCACTGGGGTGCGGGAGGTGATGTGCGTGGCGTATAA
- a CDS encoding nucleotidyltransferase family protein: protein MHRIIAEKMSEIVEICRRHRVKTLELFGSAAGENFDPERSDLDFIVAFEPMPPADHADAYLDLALDLEALFVRPVDLVEMAPLKNPYFLKAIEESRVPVYAAP, encoded by the coding sequence ATGCACCGGATCATCGCAGAGAAAATGTCGGAGATCGTTGAGATTTGCCGGCGTCACCGGGTAAAAACCCTTGAACTCTTCGGCTCGGCGGCCGGGGAGAATTTCGACCCCGAAAGGAGCGATCTCGATTTTATCGTCGCCTTTGAGCCCATGCCGCCTGCTGACCATGCTGATGCCTATCTTGACCTCGCACTGGACCTCGAGGCGCTGTTCGTCCGCCCCGTCGATCTGGTGGAGATGGCGCCCCTCAAAAATCCCTATTTTTTGAAGGCGATCGAAGAATCAAGGGTACCTGTCTATGCTGCGCCGTGA
- a CDS encoding MEMAR_RS02690 family S-layer glycoprotein — protein MKSTSKMMVIAAVLLLAAAMLVMPASARVVANGGTVFDYETGLNLSAFVANGDQLAKYTDDDPTKGQIFSVPVANATAFDLTQIDMQGNYGTYFHVQNLTHKIYIRDPTVSFNAVLQDDVTSSIAGKTVTKNTVIAFRFDATEVGTYLTGADVATVNVEIVTPGGGTIRQINNATGVPQVFMDLRLDAPRTYFNNIDISQLEAGTYTAKAVWATPQGFADYATDSNSVSFTVASKEISIVSNKENVVRNNPFVVTITGDSKTRYYLYIKDASLTAANQYPTIKPGQPDVNITNVAFVPLIGPAAAATLANNERAKIGGVIVNSTGAIVNTTAGGTRSVEFGTTATTDDKTFTIKIVDPADASKYDEVKVKVEEGEVTITAEGAGSYYLGEEVKLSGTNTDSDNVYLFMTGPNLGTDLNGVALNNLSRDASAGNYVVRAVESDDTWEYRWDTAALSGTGSILDAGTYTIYATSNNVDSNGAFVCKNRLSDVKYQTFSVVFKAPYLSLNDIGAVVAKGDELKITGVAEGKPDQVRVWIFGKNYRNLGATATVEDDGSFEYTLERADTQALATGQYFVVVQHPMTDGIFNVIPSPTASQPFRITDAQGNAIDLGSLAASEAATAVVEALNSPNCDDTYRKVSFTLEEAWIRIDAIGDKAVGDKFTITGTTNLAVGNDLIVDVTSASFAASTKDQATSFSGSSGTVVVAEGTDYNTWSFAVDASSFKADQYSVKVESIDADVTTSTTFNVLEGVATTVPATTAPVTTAPATTVPATTAPATTPVSQPGFGALISLIGLGAVAFLVMRRN, from the coding sequence ATGAAGAGTACATCTAAGATGATGGTTATCGCCGCAGTGCTGCTCCTTGCCGCTGCGATGCTGGTTATGCCGGCGTCCGCAAGGGTTGTAGCGAACGGCGGAACCGTCTTTGACTACGAAACTGGTCTCAACCTCTCCGCCTTCGTGGCGAACGGCGACCAGCTCGCTAAGTACACCGACGATGACCCGACCAAGGGTCAGATCTTCTCGGTCCCGGTCGCCAACGCAACCGCGTTCGACCTGACCCAGATCGACATGCAGGGCAACTACGGCACGTACTTCCACGTCCAGAACCTTACCCACAAGATCTACATCCGTGACCCGACTGTGTCTTTCAACGCAGTTCTTCAGGATGACGTCACCTCGTCCATCGCCGGCAAGACGGTGACCAAGAACACTGTCATCGCCTTCCGGTTCGACGCCACCGAGGTCGGTACCTACCTCACCGGTGCGGATGTCGCTACCGTGAATGTCGAGATCGTCACCCCCGGCGGCGGTACGATCCGTCAGATCAACAACGCTACAGGTGTTCCCCAGGTCTTTATGGATCTCCGGCTGGACGCCCCGCGGACCTACTTCAACAACATCGACATCAGCCAGCTTGAGGCAGGCACCTACACCGCAAAGGCCGTCTGGGCCACCCCCCAAGGCTTTGCCGACTACGCCACCGACTCGAACTCCGTGAGCTTCACCGTCGCTTCGAAGGAGATCTCCATCGTCTCCAACAAGGAGAACGTTGTCAGGAACAACCCCTTCGTCGTGACCATCACCGGTGACTCCAAGACGAGATACTACCTGTACATCAAGGACGCCAGCCTCACTGCGGCGAACCAGTACCCGACCATCAAGCCGGGTCAGCCTGATGTGAACATCACCAACGTCGCCTTTGTGCCCTTGATTGGCCCCGCTGCCGCCGCCACCCTCGCCAACAACGAGCGTGCCAAGATCGGCGGTGTAATCGTCAACTCGACCGGCGCCATTGTCAACACCACCGCCGGCGGCACCCGCTCTGTCGAGTTCGGCACCACTGCCACCACCGACGACAAGACCTTCACGATCAAGATCGTCGACCCGGCCGACGCCTCCAAGTACGATGAGGTCAAGGTCAAGGTCGAAGAGGGCGAAGTCACCATCACCGCCGAGGGCGCAGGCTCCTACTACCTCGGTGAGGAAGTCAAGCTCTCCGGCACCAACACCGACAGCGACAACGTCTACCTCTTCATGACCGGTCCGAACCTCGGCACCGACCTGAATGGTGTTGCCCTGAACAACCTCAGCCGCGACGCCTCTGCCGGCAACTATGTTGTCCGCGCTGTCGAGTCCGACGACACCTGGGAATACCGCTGGGACACCGCGGCTCTCTCGGGCACTGGCTCTATCCTTGACGCCGGTACCTACACGATCTACGCGACCAGCAACAACGTTGACAGCAACGGTGCCTTCGTCTGCAAGAACCGTCTCTCCGACGTGAAGTACCAGACCTTCTCGGTCGTCTTCAAGGCGCCCTACCTCTCGCTCAACGACATCGGTGCCGTTGTCGCGAAGGGCGACGAGCTGAAGATCACCGGCGTTGCGGAAGGCAAGCCCGACCAGGTCCGTGTCTGGATCTTCGGCAAGAACTACCGCAACCTTGGCGCTACCGCCACCGTTGAGGACGACGGCTCCTTCGAGTACACCCTCGAGCGCGCCGACACCCAGGCCCTGGCCACCGGCCAGTACTTCGTCGTGGTCCAGCACCCGATGACCGACGGTATCTTCAACGTCATTCCGTCCCCGACCGCCTCCCAGCCCTTCCGGATCACGGATGCGCAGGGCAACGCCATCGACCTCGGCAGCCTCGCTGCCTCTGAAGCCGCCACCGCCGTTGTAGAGGCGCTCAACTCGCCGAACTGTGACGACACCTACCGCAAGGTTTCCTTCACCCTTGAAGAGGCCTGGATCAGGATCGACGCCATCGGCGACAAGGCCGTCGGCGACAAGTTCACGATCACCGGCACCACCAACCTCGCGGTCGGCAATGACCTAATTGTCGATGTGACCTCGGCGTCCTTCGCCGCGTCCACCAAGGACCAGGCGACCTCGTTCTCCGGCTCCTCCGGTACCGTGGTTGTCGCTGAGGGCACCGACTACAACACCTGGTCCTTCGCCGTTGACGCCTCCAGCTTCAAGGCAGACCAGTACTCTGTTAAGGTCGAGTCGATCGATGCCGACGTGACCACGAGCACCACCTTCAACGTGCTCGAGGGCGTCGCCACCACCGTCCCCGCGACCACTGCACCCGTGACCACCGCTCCGGCGACCACCGTCCCGGCGACCACCGCTCCGGCGACCACCCCGGTCTCTCAGCCCGGCTTTGGCGCGCTGATCTCCCTGATCGGCCTCGGCGCTGTTGCGTTCCTGGTCATGCGCAGGAACTAA
- a CDS encoding thymidylate synthase, protein MRVIRAPSLGRAHELVVKMILEKGYVLDTEDGEATVEFEETAITVEDPFAEPMASGRSRFGRRFLDSYADALLHGSDSVFEYDYHGRLFDWGQGLCAEGAAVHADQIGYIVKKLREAPESRRAVAITWNPPVDETLHDCPCLQLVQCVVRDGKLQMKVVFRSNDMLSAAGANMFALAHLQKAIAEELEIPCGAYTHISLVPHIYYRRDVNDIPPFCKEGTEIAPMPEVCRACGRCARSRQV, encoded by the coding sequence ATGAGAGTGATCAGGGCCCCCTCCCTCGGACGGGCGCACGAGCTGGTGGTGAAGATGATCCTGGAGAAGGGCTATGTGCTCGACACCGAGGACGGCGAGGCGACGGTGGAGTTCGAGGAGACGGCGATCACCGTCGAAGACCCGTTCGCCGAACCGATGGCGAGCGGACGCTCGCGCTTCGGGCGCCGGTTCCTCGACTCCTACGCCGACGCCCTCCTCCACGGCTCGGACTCGGTCTTCGAGTACGACTACCACGGCCGCCTCTTCGACTGGGGGCAGGGGCTCTGCGCCGAAGGCGCGGCAGTCCACGCCGACCAGATCGGGTACATCGTCAAAAAGCTGCGGGAGGCCCCGGAGAGCCGGCGGGCTGTTGCGATCACCTGGAACCCCCCGGTGGACGAGACCCTCCACGACTGCCCCTGCCTCCAGCTCGTCCAGTGCGTCGTGCGCGACGGCAAACTCCAGATGAAGGTGGTCTTCAGGAGCAACGACATGCTCAGCGCCGCCGGCGCAAACATGTTCGCCCTCGCCCACCTGCAGAAGGCGATCGCCGAAGAACTGGAGATCCCCTGCGGGGCCTACACCCACATCTCCCTGGTGCCGCACATCTATTACCGGCGGGACGTAAACGACATCCCCCCGTTCTGCAAAGAAGGCACCGAAATCGCTCCGATGCCCGAGGTCTGCCGGGCGTGCGGGCGGTGTGCGCGCTCGCGCCAGGTCTGA
- a CDS encoding TIM barrel protein: MDRPYRIGAGVRIDDEETFAALAARYHEGRIDHIQVQIIPGDERSFRDHLDLIADAGVQVVIHAPHHAHGVNPCAPTAYDDRSPAEIEAWIELALAQTAEAADQTGADTIVLHTGRYLPGRRDEAEATFAAFLDDHFDPRFILENLPSIYADYPLLGNEAGDLAALGGGQIRGFCLDFPHLFCTANYLSRPFADLLAPFGALELRLFHLSNSRRGSITDEHLPLDHPDGGLDFGVIVPFIAAHPAIDVSLEYKENDPRVYDRQVALFDALFRRWNAPGAGAL; this comes from the coding sequence ATGGACCGGCCGTACAGGATCGGCGCGGGCGTGCGCATCGACGACGAAGAGACCTTTGCCGCCCTCGCCGCACGCTATCACGAAGGACGGATCGACCACATCCAGGTCCAGATCATCCCGGGGGACGAACGGTCGTTCCGGGATCATCTCGACCTGATCGCAGACGCCGGCGTGCAGGTCGTCATCCACGCCCCGCACCACGCCCACGGGGTCAACCCCTGCGCACCGACGGCCTATGACGATCGCTCCCCTGCAGAGATTGAAGCCTGGATCGAACTGGCCCTCGCACAGACGGCCGAAGCGGCCGACCAGACCGGCGCCGATACCATCGTCCTCCACACGGGCCGCTACCTCCCGGGCCGGCGGGACGAGGCCGAAGCGACCTTCGCCGCATTCCTCGACGACCACTTCGACCCCCGCTTCATCCTGGAAAACCTCCCCTCGATCTACGCCGACTACCCCCTCCTCGGCAACGAGGCAGGCGACCTCGCCGCCCTCGGCGGCGGGCAGATCCGCGGCTTCTGCCTGGACTTCCCCCACCTCTTCTGCACGGCAAACTATCTCTCCCGCCCTTTCGCCGACCTCCTGGCCCCCTTCGGCGCCCTCGAACTCAGGCTCTTCCACCTCTCCAACAGCAGGAGAGGCTCCATCACCGACGAGCACCTCCCCCTCGACCACCCTGACGGGGGGCTCGACTTCGGCGTGATCGTCCCCTTCATCGCCGCGCACCCGGCAATCGACGTCAGCCTCGAGTACAAAGAGAACGATCCCCGCGTCTACGACCGGCAGGTGGCCCTCTTCGACGCCCTCTTCAGGCGATGGAATGCCCCGGGCGCGGGCGCCCTATAA
- a CDS encoding DUF1614 domain-containing protein, translated as MGRCIFNPFSLIMMAFLFAVLIFLIPLLFLSVIGGAFAKLGFQPWTVLLILILTLFGSLVNIPLTTVQSGPVRMEKTYNPFYGWVYRIPEVAPETTVAINLGGALIPLLISLYLLAESVILSGGYTILALALVGTLVVTLVTNRVARPVPGLGIATPFFVPPLAALLVALVLSGFAGGSTVAVIAAPVIAYISGTLGTLIGADLLNLRRLGELGAPMVSIGGAGTFDGVFLTGVLAAFLA; from the coding sequence ATGGGCAGATGCATCTTCAACCCGTTCAGCCTCATCATGATGGCGTTTCTCTTCGCCGTCCTCATATTTCTCATTCCGCTGCTGTTCCTGAGCGTCATCGGGGGAGCGTTTGCGAAACTCGGCTTTCAGCCGTGGACCGTTCTTCTGATCCTGATCCTGACGCTCTTTGGCAGCCTGGTCAATATCCCGCTCACCACCGTCCAGAGCGGGCCGGTGCGGATGGAGAAGACCTATAATCCCTTTTACGGCTGGGTCTACCGCATCCCCGAGGTGGCGCCGGAGACGACGGTGGCGATCAACCTGGGCGGGGCGCTGATCCCCCTCTTGATCTCGCTCTACCTTCTCGCAGAGTCGGTGATCCTCTCGGGCGGCTACACGATCCTGGCCCTGGCGCTCGTCGGCACCCTGGTCGTGACGCTGGTCACCAACCGGGTGGCGCGGCCGGTGCCGGGCCTCGGGATCGCCACGCCCTTTTTTGTGCCGCCGCTGGCCGCCCTGCTCGTGGCGCTCGTCCTCTCCGGGTTCGCCGGCGGCTCAACGGTCGCCGTGATCGCCGCCCCGGTGATCGCCTATATCTCGGGCACGCTCGGGACGCTCATCGGCGCCGACCTCTTGAACCTCCGCCGCCTCGGCGAACTCGGGGCGCCAATGGTGAGCATCGGGGGCGCCGGGACCTTCGACGGCGTGTTTCTGACCGGCGTGCTCGCGGCGTTTCTGGCGTGA
- a CDS encoding fibrillarin-like rRNA/tRNA 2'-O-methyltransferase — MIRIGGVLVSPGEGGVYGERMIGSYRVWDPRRSKLAALALLGSETDLAPEMRVLYLGAANGTTVSHVADYVEVVYAVEFAPRPMQDLLEVCRRRRNIVPIMADAGRPERYAGIVEGVDLLYMDVAQPDQAGIALRNIPFLRKGGTLVLMLKTRSVDVTQSPQDVLEETVRTLTAGGLAIRETRWLEPYHRDHAAIVCEAIK; from the coding sequence ATGATCAGGATCGGCGGCGTGCTGGTCTCCCCGGGGGAGGGAGGCGTCTACGGCGAGCGGATGATCGGGAGCTACCGGGTCTGGGACCCGCGCCGCTCGAAGCTCGCCGCCCTCGCCCTGCTGGGGAGCGAGACCGATCTCGCTCCCGAAATGCGGGTGCTCTACCTCGGGGCGGCGAACGGCACCACCGTCTCCCACGTGGCCGACTACGTGGAGGTGGTCTATGCGGTCGAGTTCGCCCCGCGCCCGATGCAGGACCTCCTGGAGGTCTGCCGGAGGCGGAGGAACATCGTCCCGATCATGGCCGATGCCGGGCGGCCCGAGCGCTACGCCGGGATCGTGGAGGGGGTGGACCTGCTCTACATGGACGTGGCGCAGCCCGACCAGGCAGGGATCGCCCTGCGGAACATTCCGTTCCTGCGGAAGGGCGGCACCCTCGTGCTGATGCTCAAGACGCGCAGCGTCGACGTCACGCAGAGCCCGCAGGACGTCCTCGAAGAGACGGTCCGCACCCTCACGGCCGGAGGGCTCGCTATCAGGGAGACCCGCTGGCTTGAGCCCTATCACCGGGACCATGCGGCGATCGTCTGCGAAGCCATCAAATAG
- a CDS encoding NOP5/NOP56 family protein, whose translation MERYWFGEIEDGRCRPVEADPAAVARRLEELGPSLQRPDWTLAQSCGVVEDRAGYIALLGRSCIELARAQVATELSGPDVELLQMVRTLDETDHVVNLLLERAVDWQAVLDPGFTRKYRQGGKALSGRIRRSPSPALRQVGAEIESLGEMRTRLMREVSRRADQVMPNTSALVGGLVAARLMAEAGGLLALARMPAGTIQVLGARTALFSHIRGGAPSPKHGVIFQHRRVHNAGKEVRGRVARVLAAKLAIAARIDLYRGELDPAFIDRAQARIDAAGVSA comes from the coding sequence ATGGAGCGTTACTGGTTTGGGGAGATCGAGGACGGCCGGTGCCGGCCGGTCGAGGCCGATCCTGCAGCGGTTGCCCGCCGGCTTGAGGAGCTGGGGCCGTCTCTCCAGCGGCCCGACTGGACGCTGGCGCAGTCCTGCGGCGTGGTGGAGGACCGGGCCGGCTACATCGCCCTGCTCGGCCGCTCGTGCATCGAGCTGGCGCGGGCGCAGGTGGCGACCGAGCTCTCGGGTCCTGATGTCGAGCTCCTGCAGATGGTCAGGACGCTCGACGAGACCGATCATGTGGTCAACCTCCTGCTCGAACGCGCCGTCGACTGGCAGGCCGTCCTCGACCCGGGGTTCACGAGAAAGTACCGGCAGGGGGGCAAGGCGCTTTCGGGGCGGATCCGGCGGAGCCCGTCGCCGGCCCTCAGGCAGGTCGGCGCTGAGATCGAGAGCCTCGGGGAGATGCGGACGCGGCTGATGCGCGAGGTCTCCCGCCGGGCTGATCAGGTCATGCCCAATACGAGTGCGCTTGTCGGCGGGCTGGTGGCGGCGCGGCTGATGGCCGAGGCTGGCGGTCTTCTGGCGCTGGCCAGGATGCCGGCCGGGACGATCCAGGTGCTCGGGGCGCGGACGGCTCTGTTCTCGCATATCCGCGGCGGGGCGCCGTCTCCGAAGCACGGCGTGATCTTCCAGCACCGGCGGGTCCATAATGCGGGCAAAGAGGTGCGGGGCCGGGTGGCGCGGGTGCTGGCGGCGAAGCTTGCGATTGCCGCACGCATCGACCTGTACCGCGGGGAGCTCGACCCTGCATTCATCGACCGGGCACAGGCGCGCATCGATGCCGCCGGGGTGTCGGCATGA
- a CDS encoding calcium/sodium antiporter yields MILEVILFLAGIALLIKGADLFVGGGSGLAARFGVSPAIIGFTVIAFGTSLPEFVVSVNAVIANDTGIALGNVLGSNIANIALVLALCAFIRPALVSGGMANLRETALMLAATGVFCLCALRGVLDLPAGLVMLAAFAVILFVMTRGGGAIAEGVIPSHGRRDILLTIGGLAAVVIGSQLVIDGAVAIAGFFQIPTLVIGLSIVAVGTSLPELATSLVAIMKGEDGISVGNLLGSNIFNLLFVMGIGALIRPVPVANLTDTLIVAAFSVAVIPLFLGSDRWTRIWAVGLMAAYAVYIAFIFGMI; encoded by the coding sequence ATGATCCTCGAAGTTATTCTGTTTCTCGCAGGCATCGCCCTCCTTATCAAGGGCGCCGACCTCTTCGTCGGCGGCGGCAGCGGTCTTGCGGCGCGGTTCGGCGTCTCCCCGGCGATCATCGGCTTCACGGTGATCGCATTCGGCACCTCCCTTCCCGAATTCGTGGTGAGCGTCAACGCCGTCATCGCAAACGACACGGGAATCGCCCTTGGAAACGTCCTCGGGAGCAACATCGCAAATATCGCCCTCGTGCTCGCCCTCTGCGCCTTTATCAGACCGGCACTCGTCAGCGGCGGCATGGCAAACCTGCGCGAGACCGCCCTCATGCTGGCAGCGACCGGGGTCTTCTGCCTCTGCGCCCTGCGCGGCGTCCTCGACCTCCCGGCCGGGCTCGTGATGCTCGCCGCCTTTGCCGTGATCCTCTTCGTCATGACGCGGGGCGGCGGGGCGATCGCGGAGGGCGTGATCCCGAGCCACGGCCGCCGGGACATACTCCTCACTATCGGGGGGCTTGCCGCCGTCGTCATCGGTTCCCAGCTCGTCATCGACGGGGCGGTGGCGATCGCCGGGTTCTTCCAGATCCCCACCCTCGTCATCGGCCTCTCGATCGTGGCGGTCGGGACCTCCCTGCCTGAACTGGCGACCTCGCTCGTCGCCATCATGAAGGGGGAGGACGGGATCTCGGTCGGAAACCTGCTCGGGAGCAACATCTTCAACCTCCTCTTCGTGATGGGGATCGGGGCGCTGATCCGCCCGGTGCCGGTGGCAAACCTCACCGACACCCTGATCGTCGCCGCCTTCTCCGTGGCGGTGATCCCCCTCTTCCTGGGCAGCGACCGCTGGACGCGGATCTGGGCCGTCGGCCTGATGGCGGCCTATGCGGTGTACATCGCCTTCATCTTCGGGATGATCTAG
- a CDS encoding tripartite tricarboxylate transporter permease, producing MIVPLIVGTLAGVALGIVSGLVPGVHANTMAGLLLSVAPLLVGILGTPVLAAALVAALITHTFLDCVPSTFLGVPDADTAVMVLPAHALCLEGRGAEAVRISAFGSASAVVWALPFCLLFLVLLPALQPAIDWGIGLLLLAVACYLVVFSESPEWAAGVFLVSGLLGLFTFRYAFLAWNGGDAVLMPLLSGLFGVAVLLSASGGAMPPQKKGGAVPLTRAFVRCSCAGSVAGAIVGWLPGLSSATANAVLASAIDYGDDRAGFILATSAANTANAFLGLAALYALGRMRNGVMVALGTLDLPPFSFLLFAAVLSAAVAFGVTMLFSGTAGLFARVPLGPLNAAVILFVTLLSFVLCGPFGLFILAAATLLGRVPALVEVRRVSCMGAIMVPVILSSLGIPVL from the coding sequence GTGATCGTCCCCCTCATCGTCGGCACGCTTGCAGGCGTCGCCCTCGGGATCGTCAGCGGGCTCGTGCCAGGGGTGCACGCCAACACGATGGCCGGCCTCCTCCTCTCGGTCGCCCCCCTCCTGGTCGGGATCCTCGGCACCCCGGTGCTCGCCGCGGCGCTGGTGGCGGCCCTGATCACCCACACCTTCCTGGACTGCGTCCCCTCCACCTTTCTCGGCGTGCCCGATGCCGACACGGCAGTGATGGTCCTGCCGGCGCACGCCCTCTGCCTTGAGGGGCGGGGCGCCGAAGCGGTGCGGATCTCGGCCTTCGGCAGCGCCAGCGCCGTCGTGTGGGCGCTCCCCTTCTGCCTCCTCTTTCTCGTCCTCCTCCCCGCACTCCAGCCCGCGATCGACTGGGGGATCGGCCTCCTCCTCCTTGCGGTCGCCTGCTACCTCGTCGTCTTCTCGGAGTCGCCGGAATGGGCCGCCGGGGTCTTTCTCGTCTCCGGGCTCCTCGGCCTCTTCACTTTCAGGTACGCCTTCCTCGCCTGGAACGGCGGCGACGCCGTGCTCATGCCCCTCCTCTCCGGGCTCTTCGGCGTCGCCGTCCTCCTCTCGGCCTCGGGCGGTGCGATGCCCCCGCAGAAGAAGGGAGGCGCCGTCCCCCTGACGCGGGCGTTCGTCCGCTGCTCGTGTGCGGGCTCGGTCGCCGGCGCCATTGTCGGGTGGCTGCCCGGGCTCTCCAGTGCCACCGCAAACGCCGTCCTCGCCTCGGCGATCGACTACGGCGACGACCGCGCCGGGTTCATCCTTGCCACCAGCGCCGCAAACACGGCGAACGCCTTTCTCGGCCTCGCTGCCCTGTACGCCCTGGGGCGGATGCGCAACGGGGTGATGGTCGCCCTTGGCACCCTCGATCTTCCGCCGTTCTCGTTCCTTCTCTTCGCCGCCGTCCTCTCGGCGGCCGTTGCCTTCGGCGTCACCATGCTCTTCTCCGGGACGGCCGGGCTCTTTGCCCGCGTCCCCCTCGGGCCGCTGAACGCTGCGGTGATCCTCTTCGTCACCCTCCTCTCGTTTGTCCTCTGCGGCCCGTTCGGGCTCTTCATCCTCGCCGCGGCGACCCTGCTCGGCCGCGTCCCGGCGCTCGTCGAGGTCAGGCGCGTCTCCTGCATGGGGGCGATCATGGTGCCGGTGATCCTCTCCTCCCTGGGGATACCGGTCCTCTAG